From Desulfotignum phosphitoxidans DSM 13687, a single genomic window includes:
- a CDS encoding O-antigen ligase family protein: MKNPAFLIVCVMIAAAPLFRGSVHAWAQTVIQAMVALGGIVLVLEAMRSKGRRKPSSRRSSLKGFTTRELLVYVAAPCAALGAWSAVMSPHPALAFQGLLMLMTYLGFFFLVAVSVRTREEQRALVWVIAGTAGFLCVVGLLELYDVLAFAWWDYAAETGNAYKDSLTGAYVNRSHMAGFLEMAIPVMLVMFLIRSRPVEWKIGLICLALFLVVCQALTLSRGGWAGTAGALVFMAVVLLLKKGFAHKRLVGYLLAGIVVTAAIVMASTPVVQRIMTLTQGDMEDNIAHRLNLWEGTRHMIADNPAAGTGPGTFEVAYPPYQQPGYTVLARYAHNDYLQFTADTGILVIPLMLWLLYLFFKTGFAKFQSRSCQTSGIALGCMAAAIAILIHSYSDGNLHIPANALLFTSLSALVLKN, from the coding sequence ATGAAAAATCCTGCTTTTTTGATTGTTTGCGTGATGATCGCGGCTGCGCCGCTGTTCCGGGGATCGGTGCATGCCTGGGCACAGACCGTGATTCAGGCCATGGTGGCCCTGGGCGGGATTGTGCTGGTGCTCGAAGCGATGCGGTCAAAGGGGAGGCGGAAGCCGTCATCCCGGAGATCGTCGTTGAAAGGGTTCACCACCCGGGAACTGTTAGTTTATGTGGCGGCGCCCTGTGCAGCGTTAGGAGCCTGGTCCGCTGTGATGTCGCCCCATCCGGCCCTGGCGTTTCAGGGCCTTTTGATGCTGATGACCTATCTGGGATTTTTCTTTCTGGTGGCGGTATCCGTGCGCACCCGGGAGGAACAGCGGGCCTTGGTGTGGGTGATTGCGGGAACGGCCGGGTTTTTGTGTGTGGTGGGGCTGCTGGAGCTGTATGATGTGCTGGCGTTTGCCTGGTGGGATTATGCTGCGGAAACCGGAAACGCATACAAAGATTCCCTGACCGGGGCCTATGTCAACCGCAGCCACATGGCCGGATTCCTGGAGATGGCCATTCCCGTGATGCTCGTCATGTTCCTGATCCGGTCCAGACCCGTGGAATGGAAGATCGGTTTGATCTGTCTGGCGTTGTTTCTCGTTGTCTGCCAGGCCCTGACCCTGTCCCGGGGCGGGTGGGCCGGCACGGCCGGTGCCCTGGTTTTCATGGCTGTGGTGCTGCTGCTCAAAAAAGGGTTTGCCCACAAGCGGCTGGTGGGATATCTGCTGGCCGGCATCGTGGTGACAGCCGCGATTGTGATGGCCTCCACCCCCGTGGTACAACGCATCATGACCCTGACCCAGGGGGACATGGAAGACAATATCGCCCACCGGCTCAATCTCTGGGAAGGCACCCGGCACATGATCGCAGACAACCCGGCCGCCGGCACGGGCCCGGGAACCTTTGAAGTGGCGTATCCCCCATACCAGCAGCCCGGCTACACGGTCCTGGCCAGATATGCCCACAATGATTATCTCCAGTTCACGGCAGACACAGGCATCCTGGTCATCCCCCTGATGCTGTGGCTGCTCTATCTTTTCTTCAAGACCGGTTTTGCCAAATTCCAAAGCCGCAGCTGCCAGACCTCGGGCATCGCCTTAGGCTGCATGGCCGCTGCCATCGCCATCCTCATCCACAGCTACTCCGACGGCAACCTCCACATCCCCGCCAACGCCCTCCTTTTCACCTCCCTTTCCGCCCTTGTTCTAAAAAACTAG
- a CDS encoding DUF433 domain-containing protein has translation MENIPKLTRQELLERVVVDQDICFGKPCIRGTRIWVSLIMDNLAAGVSEDEILSAYPTLEKNDIRAAITYAAELAHDRYAALPV, from the coding sequence ATGGAAAATATCCCAAAATTGACAAGGCAGGAGTTGCTTGAACGGGTCGTTGTTGATCAGGATATTTGTTTCGGTAAACCATGTATTCGCGGCACTCGTATCTGGGTATCGCTTATCATGGACAATCTGGCGGCCGGTGTTTCTGAAGATGAGATCCTCTCCGCTTATCCGACGTTAGAAAAAAATGATATCCGTGCAGCGATCACATATGCCGCTGAGCTGGCACATGACCGGTACGCTGCTTTGCCGGTTTAA
- a CDS encoding sugar transferase, whose translation MQSISFPAYPDILRWGSRGMLAVLLGAMPWAALSQVASPPSQWAGLMHMGAMAVFAVLACTGFVSLRGRVGPVLYKQVRLGQNGRKFDLYKFRTMVPDAEARLEALQHANECDGPAFKIKNDPRIIPYIGTFLRKTGLDELPQFINVLKGELSVVGPRPPLPSEVKCYERWERRRLSMKPGITCFWQIQPNRNDISFKEWMKLDLKYIDNWSLWVDAKIIFRTVWVMISGSGR comes from the coding sequence ATGCAGTCCATATCTTTTCCTGCATATCCTGACATCCTGCGGTGGGGGAGCCGGGGGATGCTGGCGGTTCTGCTTGGCGCCATGCCCTGGGCTGCGCTGTCGCAGGTGGCAAGCCCGCCTTCCCAGTGGGCCGGGTTGATGCACATGGGGGCCATGGCTGTGTTTGCAGTTCTTGCCTGCACAGGGTTTGTCTCTCTGCGGGGCCGGGTCGGGCCCGTGCTGTACAAACAGGTGCGGCTGGGGCAGAACGGCCGCAAATTTGACCTGTACAAGTTCCGGACCATGGTGCCGGATGCAGAGGCCCGCCTGGAGGCGCTGCAACATGCCAATGAATGCGACGGCCCGGCGTTCAAGATTAAAAATGATCCGCGCATCATTCCTTATATCGGCACGTTTTTGCGCAAAACCGGGCTGGATGAGCTGCCCCAGTTCATCAATGTACTCAAGGGAGAACTGAGCGTGGTGGGGCCGCGGCCGCCGCTGCCCTCAGAGGTCAAATGCTATGAGCGGTGGGAGCGCCGGCGCCTGTCCATGAAGCCGGGCATCACCTGTTTCTGGCAGATCCAGCCCAACCGCAATGACATCAGTTTCAAGGAATGGATGAAGCTGGACCTGAAATACATTGACAACTGGTCGTTGTGGGTGGATGCAAAGATCATTTTCCGGACGGTGTGGGTGATGATCTCCGGCTCCGGGAGGTAG